The Deltaproteobacteria bacterium genome has a segment encoding these proteins:
- a CDS encoding (2Fe-2S)-binding protein, with product MQLNVNGTAHQVDAPDDMPLLWVLREVLGLTGTKYGCGMAQCGACTVHLEGQAVRSCVLPVSAVGNRMVTTIEGLSPDGAHPVQKAWVDQDVVQCGYCQPGQIMSAAALLAQNPDPSDEEIDVAMAGNICRCGTYQRIREAVHRAAAKRRAER from the coding sequence ATGCAGCTGAACGTGAACGGGACGGCCCACCAGGTCGATGCGCCCGACGACATGCCTCTTCTCTGGGTGTTGCGAGAGGTGCTCGGCCTCACCGGAACCAAGTACGGATGCGGGATGGCCCAGTGCGGGGCCTGTACCGTGCACCTCGAAGGCCAGGCCGTGCGGTCCTGCGTGCTGCCGGTTTCGGCGGTCGGCAACCGCATGGTGACCACCATCGAGGGACTTTCGCCGGATGGCGCGCATCCCGTGCAGAAGGCCTGGGTGGATCAGGACGTGGTGCAATGCGGCTATTGCCAGCCAGGGCAGATCATGTCCGCGGCGGCGCTCCTGGCGCAGAACCCGGATCCGAGTGACGAGGAGATCGACGTCGCGATGGCGGGCAACATCTGCCGCTGCGGGACGTACCAGCGCATCCGCGAGGCGGTGCACCGCGCGGCTGCGAAGAGGAGGGCCGAGCGATGA